A window of the Phaseolus vulgaris cultivar G19833 chromosome 5, P. vulgaris v2.0, whole genome shotgun sequence genome harbors these coding sequences:
- the LOC137834963 gene encoding protein ACCELERATED CELL DEATH 6-like isoform X2, translating to MKDFRGGEETSMKNDDLENNYKEGEQASRNAIEEKRIERSEDSDEVEAHGWCLLPKRTYDAIKQNKGESWREIDYQSLQQESPKENTVLHVAALYGNDRCVERILEICPAAELLRVRNGNGDTPLHVAARAGKISTLHKLVAPLLRNPKQAELAILTTNNLRNTLFHEALLNGHKDVMEILDSSPDFRNWVEENVFIMKNGQGKSVLHLAFEKGYEDIVDDVLTRVVPVLEFVTDDPFGGPMIASVVLNRRKPKKPNSFWTTLQKDGARSPLISTILKQNKGILEKIVKEKKEWIHFKDNIGRNALHYAASIGYLHGVEYLLQNCHTCSMERDNDGFFPLHLASAFGHIEVLKKLLENCPDPREIVDNKGRNIVHIAAIMGEFNVIRYILQDANDEVKDMINGKDYDGNTPLHLAASHSRPKIVQALTWDTRVDLHCLNNNNQTALDAFEQFKQENNPPFLQRLTWCQLKSAGVQNARRGSHSIEIPCPHKPEAKSTDFYKDRIDTLMVVSTLITTIAFAAGFTLPGGNNSSNPKQQGMAVMLNHMLFKPYIFCITTSMYGGISVTIILIWAQLGDITLALLALKVAIPLLGVTLATLSVAFLAGVHLVISDLSWLATTILIFFSHGYLKKIQLKMRWKVPLSIKKYP from the exons ATGAAGGATTTTCGTGGTGGAGAGGAGACAAGTATGAAGAATGATGACTTGGAGAATAACTACAAGGAAGGAGAACAGGCTTCAAGGAATGCGATTGAAGAAAAAAGAATTGAAAGGTCAGAAGACAGTGATGAAGTTGAGGCACATGGTTGGTGTTTGTTGCCAAAGAGAACATACGAtgcaataaaacaaaataagggTGAGTCATGGAGAGAAATAGATTATCAGAGTTTACAGCAAGAGAGCCCTAAGGAAAACACGGTGCTGCATGTAGCAGCTCTGTATGGAAATGATAGGTGTGTGGAAAGAATACTTGAAATTTGTCCAGCAGCAGAGCTTTTGAGAGTAAGAAATGGAAATGGTGACACCCCACTGCATGTTGCTGCAAGAGCTGGCAAGATCTCTACTCTTCACAAGTTGGTGGCTCCACTTCTTCGTAATCCAAAACAAGCCGAGTTGGCAATCCTTACAACCAACAACCTAAGAAACACTTTGTTTCATGAGGCCTTGTTGAATGGTCACAAAGATGTAATGGAGATTCTAGATTCTTCACCAGACTTCAGGAACTGGGTTGAGGAAAATGTGTTTATTATGAAAAACGGACAAGGCAAATCAGTTTTACACTTAGCATTTGAGAAAGGGTACGAGGACATTGTTGATGATGTATTGACAAGAGTAGTTCCAGTTCTAG AGTTTGTAACGGACGACCCATTTGGAGGACCTATGATAG CTAGCGTGGTTCTGAACCGTCGAAAGCCAAAAAAACCTAACAGCTTCTGGACCACTTTACAAAAGGACGGAGCTCGATCACCACTCATTTCGACAatcttaaaacaaaataaag GTATTCTAGAGAAAATagtaaaggaaaagaaagaatggaTTCATTTTAAGGATAACATAGGAAGAAATGCTCTTCACTATGCAGCATCTATAGGTTACCTACATGGTGTGGAGTATTTGCTTCAAAATTGTCATACCTGCAGTATGGAAAGAGACAATGATGGCTTTTTTCCTCTTCATCTCGCTTCTGCATTTGGACATATAGAAGTGCTAAAGAAATTGCTTGAAAACTGTCCAGATCCCAGAGAAATAGTTGATAACAAAGGTCGAAATATTGTACACATTGCAGCTATAATGGGAGAGTTTAATGTGATAAGGTACATCTTGCAAGATGCAAATGATGAAGTTAAAGATATGATAAATGGTAAGGATTACGATGGAAATACTCCGTTGCATTTGGCTGCTTCACACTCTCGTCCAAAAATTGTGCAAGCCTTGACATGGGACACAAGAGTGGATCTTCATTGCCTTAACAACAACAACCAAACAGCTCTCGATGCTTTTGAGCAatttaaacaagaaaataatcCGCCCTTCCTACAG CGGCTAACATGGTGTCAACTAAAATCTGCTGGCGTACAAAATGCTAGAAGAGGGTCACACTCCATCGAGATCCCTTGTCCTCACAAACCAGAAGCCAAAAGCACAGACTTTTATAAAGACAGAATCGACACCCTTATGGTGGTTTCAACCCTTATAACTACAATAGCATTTGCTGCAGGTTTTACTTTGCCTGGTGGAAATAATAGTTCTAATCCAAAACAACAAGGCATGGCTGTTATGCTGAATCACATGTTGTTTAAACCATATATTTTCTGCATCACAACATCCATGTATGGTGGCATTAGTGTTACTATTATACTCATTTGGGCTCAATTGGGAGATATAACTTTGGCTCTTTTGGCCCTTAAGGTGGCAATACCCCTTTTAGGAGTCACTCTTGCAACCTTATCAGTGGCATTCTTGGCTGGTGTCCACCTTGTTATAAGCGATCTCAGTTGGTTGGCAACTACTATTCTGATTTT TTTCTCACATGGTTATTTGAAAAAGATTCAACTGAAG ATGAGATGGAAGGTTCCTCTATCGATTAAAAAGTATCCATAG
- the LOC137834963 gene encoding protein ACCELERATED CELL DEATH 6-like isoform X1 produces MKDFRGGEETSMKNDDLENNYKEGEQASRNAIEEKRIERSEDSDEVEAHGWCLLPKRTYDAIKQNKGESWREIDYQSLQQESPKENTVLHVAALYGNDRCVERILEICPAAELLRVRNGNGDTPLHVAARAGKISTLHKLVAPLLRNPKQAELAILTTNNLRNTLFHEALLNGHKDVMEILDSSPDFRNWVEENVFIMKNGQGKSVLHLAFEKGYEDIVDDVLTRVVPVLEFVTDDPFGGPMIASVVLNRRKPKKPNSFWTTLQKDGARSPLISTILKQNKGILEKIVKEKKEWIHFKDNIGRNALHYAASIGYLHGVEYLLQNCHTCSMERDNDGFFPLHLASAFGHIEVLKKLLENCPDPREIVDNKGRNIVHIAAIMGEFNVIRYILQDANDEVKDMINGKDYDGNTPLHLAASHSRPKIVQALTWDTRVDLHCLNNNNQTALDAFEQFKQENNPPFLQRLTWCQLKSAGVQNARRGSHSIEIPCPHKPEAKSTDFYKDRIDTLMVVSTLITTIAFAAGFTLPGGNNSSNPKQQGMAVMLNHMLFKPYIFCITTSMYGGISVTIILIWAQLGDITLALLALKVAIPLLGVTLATLSVAFLAGVHLVISDLSWLATTILILCVIFILLLLLLYTLLWFPIESSNIIMRNISFYPFQFLTWLFEKDSTEDEMEGSSID; encoded by the exons ATGAAGGATTTTCGTGGTGGAGAGGAGACAAGTATGAAGAATGATGACTTGGAGAATAACTACAAGGAAGGAGAACAGGCTTCAAGGAATGCGATTGAAGAAAAAAGAATTGAAAGGTCAGAAGACAGTGATGAAGTTGAGGCACATGGTTGGTGTTTGTTGCCAAAGAGAACATACGAtgcaataaaacaaaataagggTGAGTCATGGAGAGAAATAGATTATCAGAGTTTACAGCAAGAGAGCCCTAAGGAAAACACGGTGCTGCATGTAGCAGCTCTGTATGGAAATGATAGGTGTGTGGAAAGAATACTTGAAATTTGTCCAGCAGCAGAGCTTTTGAGAGTAAGAAATGGAAATGGTGACACCCCACTGCATGTTGCTGCAAGAGCTGGCAAGATCTCTACTCTTCACAAGTTGGTGGCTCCACTTCTTCGTAATCCAAAACAAGCCGAGTTGGCAATCCTTACAACCAACAACCTAAGAAACACTTTGTTTCATGAGGCCTTGTTGAATGGTCACAAAGATGTAATGGAGATTCTAGATTCTTCACCAGACTTCAGGAACTGGGTTGAGGAAAATGTGTTTATTATGAAAAACGGACAAGGCAAATCAGTTTTACACTTAGCATTTGAGAAAGGGTACGAGGACATTGTTGATGATGTATTGACAAGAGTAGTTCCAGTTCTAG AGTTTGTAACGGACGACCCATTTGGAGGACCTATGATAG CTAGCGTGGTTCTGAACCGTCGAAAGCCAAAAAAACCTAACAGCTTCTGGACCACTTTACAAAAGGACGGAGCTCGATCACCACTCATTTCGACAatcttaaaacaaaataaag GTATTCTAGAGAAAATagtaaaggaaaagaaagaatggaTTCATTTTAAGGATAACATAGGAAGAAATGCTCTTCACTATGCAGCATCTATAGGTTACCTACATGGTGTGGAGTATTTGCTTCAAAATTGTCATACCTGCAGTATGGAAAGAGACAATGATGGCTTTTTTCCTCTTCATCTCGCTTCTGCATTTGGACATATAGAAGTGCTAAAGAAATTGCTTGAAAACTGTCCAGATCCCAGAGAAATAGTTGATAACAAAGGTCGAAATATTGTACACATTGCAGCTATAATGGGAGAGTTTAATGTGATAAGGTACATCTTGCAAGATGCAAATGATGAAGTTAAAGATATGATAAATGGTAAGGATTACGATGGAAATACTCCGTTGCATTTGGCTGCTTCACACTCTCGTCCAAAAATTGTGCAAGCCTTGACATGGGACACAAGAGTGGATCTTCATTGCCTTAACAACAACAACCAAACAGCTCTCGATGCTTTTGAGCAatttaaacaagaaaataatcCGCCCTTCCTACAG CGGCTAACATGGTGTCAACTAAAATCTGCTGGCGTACAAAATGCTAGAAGAGGGTCACACTCCATCGAGATCCCTTGTCCTCACAAACCAGAAGCCAAAAGCACAGACTTTTATAAAGACAGAATCGACACCCTTATGGTGGTTTCAACCCTTATAACTACAATAGCATTTGCTGCAGGTTTTACTTTGCCTGGTGGAAATAATAGTTCTAATCCAAAACAACAAGGCATGGCTGTTATGCTGAATCACATGTTGTTTAAACCATATATTTTCTGCATCACAACATCCATGTATGGTGGCATTAGTGTTACTATTATACTCATTTGGGCTCAATTGGGAGATATAACTTTGGCTCTTTTGGCCCTTAAGGTGGCAATACCCCTTTTAGGAGTCACTCTTGCAACCTTATCAGTGGCATTCTTGGCTGGTGTCCACCTTGTTATAAGCGATCTCAGTTGGTTGGCAACTACTATTCTGATTTTGTGTGTGATCTTCATTCTCCTGCTTTTGTTACTGTACACTCTTCTCTGGTTTCCTATAGAATCAAGCAACATAATAATGCGGAACATTTCTTTCTATCCTTTTCAGTTTCTCACATGGTTATTTGAAAAAGATTCAACTGAAG ATGAGATGGAAGGTTCCTCTATCGATTAA
- the LOC137836163 gene encoding peroxisomal and mitochondrial division factor 1-like, with protein sequence MEIESLWQEAEEMESEVNATEEAGSKATALCSVFEDQERTLMFLEREKKTLKQLNAECEMKMHDLERRIGILEVRKNEEQSKRVREEEEMREKFGEKKKQIETLKQRKGLKQEGE encoded by the exons ATGGAGATTGAGTCGTTGTGGCAAGAGGCGGAGGAGATGGAGTCAGAGGTGAATGCCACCGAGGAGGCCGGATCAAAGGCTACAGCGCTTTGTAGCGTGTTCGAGGATCAAGAGAGAACACTGATGTTTCTGGAGAGGGAGAAGAAGACTTTGAAGCAGCTAAACGCAGAATGCGAAATGAAGATGCACGATCTGGAGCGGAGGATCGGTATTCTGGAAGTGCGGAAGAACGAGGAGCAGAGCAAGAGAGTTCGCGAGGAAGAGGAGATGAGAGAAAAGTTTGGCGAGaaaaagaaacagattgaaacGCTAAAGCAGAGAAAAG gccttaaacaagagggtgagtga